TTTATTTTCTTAATTCCATATGCAATACCGACAACAAAATTATCTATATTTGCTGAAATTGAATATAAGATTGGTAAGAAAAAATACATTATCCATACCTCCAAGTCTAAATAAATTTATTATTATATTAAATATCTTATTCTTGTTTAAAAGTAATGTTACAGAACGTTATAGAATAGATTATTAAGAATATCATATGGCTTTAATTTTTGATATAATATCAATAGAGGGAGGTGAAAGTTTATAAATGATTATATGGATTATTATTGCAATATTTGCAGCTTTGGTTGATCTTATAACAGCAAATGTGTTTTTTGTATCCTTTTCATTTGGAAGTCTTGCAGCATTATTGATGTATTATTTTCAATTGCCATTATTAATACAAGTAATTGCCTTCATTGTTATATCGAGTATTTCAATGATTTTAAGCTATGTTTTTGTAAGGAAATTTTTAAAAAAAAATGTTCCTGTTTTTAAAACAAAAGAAGAAGAATTAATCGGAAAAGAAATTATTCTTGATAAAGACATTGAAAATGAGGGACAAATTAAAGTTGACGGTATATATTGGCTTATCAGAAACGCTGGGGAAGAACCTTTAAAGGCAGGTGATCGAATAAAAATCATTAATATTGCAGAAAACAGATTAATAGTTAAAAAGGGTTTAAAAGTTTCTTAAAAAGTATAGAAAAGGAGAATGTATATGATGGTTTTAATAGTTTTATTAATCTTAGTTTTAATAACAATACTTACAACTATCAAAATTGTTAATACGGGTAAAGTATATGTGATAGAACGTTTTGGGCAATTCTATAAAGTTTTAACACCCGGTTGGCATGTAATAATTCCGTTTGTAGACTTTGTAAGGGCAAAACTTTCCACTAAACAACAAATTTTAGATATTGAACCACAATCTGTAATAACAAAAGATAATGTAAGAATATCAATTGATAATGTTATTTTCTATAAAATAATGAACGCAAAAGACGCTGTATACAATATAGAAAACTATTTGTCAGGCATTATGTATTCCACAATAACAAACATGAGAAATATCGTTGGGAATATGACATTGGACGAAGTTTTATCAGGTAGGGATAAGATTAATATGGAACTTTTAAAGGTAATAGATGAGATAACCGATGCATATGGCATTAAAATACTGTCAGTTGAAATTAAGAACATAATTCCGCCGGAAGAAATTCAGCAAGCTATGGAAAAACAGATGAAAGCCGAGAGAGATAAACGTGCTACAATACTTATCGCTGAAGGCGAAAAGCAAAGTGCAATAGCAAAAGCAGAAGGTCTAAAACAGGCAAAAATACTTGAAGCGGAGGCAGAAAAAGAAGCGAATATAAGGCGTGCAGAAGGCTTAAAAGAATCACAGTTGCTTGAGGCTGAAGGTAAAGCCAAAGCAATAGAGGCTGTTGCGGAGGCACAGGCACAAGCAATAAACATGGTTAACAAAGCTATTATTGAATCAGGTACTAATGAAACTGTAATAGCGGTAAAACAGGTTGAGGCACTGCAAGAAATGGCAAAAAATCCTGCAAATAAATTAATACTTCCTAATGAAATTATATCAACAATGGGAAGTATTGCAGCAGCCGCAGAAATGTTAAAAAAATAGTTTAAGATAAAAAATCATAAATTCTAATAATATAATATCATAGGTAAAAATATTTTGTATTAATTGACAAATATATTCAATCTATGGTATTATATTATAATAATCCAATTATACGAAATAGTTATTTCGTATAATTGGATATAGAAAGGAGAATTTGTATGGATTACATAAATACTCAGGTTAAACTTCCTTCTATTTTAGAAGAATTCCTTAATTATTTTTCTACTATAAAAGCAAGGTCTCCTAACACTGTCAAAGCATATGCATATGACCTCGTTCTATTTTTTAGATTTGTTAAAATACATAAAGGTCTTATAGATAAAAATCAGGATTTTAATGATATAGATGTTTCTGACATAGATACCTCTATTATTGAATCAATCGATTTAAATACCATTTATGCATATTTATCCTTTGTTACTCAAAAGCGTTCAAATACGCCCTCCGCTCGCGCCCGCAAGGTTGCAAGCTTAAGGTCATTTTATAATTATCTTTATGCAAAGGCAAAGGTTATTTCAAAAAACCCTACGCAGGAATTAGAATCCCCAAAGCTTGGCATAAGACAACCGGTTTATTTAACATTGGATGAAAGCAAAAAACTTTTGGATTCAATTGAAGGTTCTTTCAAAAAAAGAGATTATGCTATAATTACACTTTTTTTGAATTGCGGTTTAAGGCTTTCAGAACTTGCAAATATCAATATAAATGATATCAAAGATGACAAACTTACAGTTATAGGTAAAGGCAACAAGCAACGAACCGTATATTTAAATGAGGCCTGCATTAATGCTATTAATGATTATTTAAAGATTCGTCCCCATAACAATGTAAAAGATAAAAAAGCTCTATTTTTAAGTAAAAGATTACAGAGAATCAGTATAAAAACCATACAGTATATTGTAAAAAAGCATTTAAAGAATGCTAATCTTGAAGATAAAAAATATTCAACTCATAAGTTACGCCATACTGCTGCTACATTAATGTACAGATATGGTAAAGTAGACATAAGAACCCTTCAAAAACTTCTTGGTCATTCTAATGTATCTACGACTCAGATTTATACACATGTGGATGATACGCAGCTTAGGGATGCTGCATTCAAAAATCCGTTGTCGGATAAAAAGAACTAATGTTTGATTATTTTATTGGCTTATGATATAATAAAAAATAGTGGAGGGAAAATGATGAAAACAAAAATAAGCGAAAAACAACAAGAAATTATCAATTTTATAAAAGATGAATTAAATAGAAAGGGATATCCGCCTTCTGTCAGAGAAATTTGCAAAGCTGTTGGCTTACGGTCAACATCAACCGTACATGGGCATCTTTCTCGGCTTGAAAAAAAAGGTTATATAAGACGTGATCCTACTAAGCCAAGGGCAATTGAAATCCTATGTTCAGAAAACCGTTATGGAAATGATATAGTTAAATTGCCTATTATCGGTAAGGTTACTGCCGGTACTCCAATACTTGCCATTGAAAACATTGAGGAATATTATGCAATACCAACAGATATGGTAAAAGGATTTGAAAGTGAAAGTTTTATATTAAAAGTACGAGGAGAAAGTATGATTAACGCCGGTATACTTGATGGAGATTATATTATCGTTAGAAAACAATCTTATGCAGATAATGGAGATATTATAGTTGCTTTAATTGATGATGAAGCCACAGTAAAAAGATTTTATAAAGAAAATGATCATATAAGACTGCAACCTGAAAACCCAACTATGGAACCTTTGACTCTTCAAAATATAATAATACTTGGTAAAGTAATTGGTGTAATAAGAAAGCTAAAATAGAGGCTGTGAAAAATTGTATCTAAAACTGATTAAAAACTTAAAAAACCTCTTTCTTTAGGATATATTATAAACCAAGAAAGAGGTTTTTAATACAGTGCTTTTTTATTCATACCTTAAAGCTTCGATAGGATCAAGGTCTGCTGCTCTTTTTGCCGGATACACTCCAAATATTATACCGAGGGCAATTGAACCTAAGAAAGCCAGTATTACAACAGTATAATTAACAGTAGAAGGTATTTTGATTATATTTGCTATAATCATACCAGCACCTATTCCCAGTATTATCCCAATGATTCCTCCTATGCCTGTCATAATAATTGATTCTGTTAAAAATTGAAGAATGATATCTCTTTTTTGTGCCCCAAGGGCTTTTCTCAATCCGATTTCCTTTATCCTTTCTGTTACAGATACAAGCAATATATTAACTATACCTATTCCGCCAACTATAAGCGTTATTGCTGCAATTACCAACAGCACTGATGATATAACAGATAATACACTATTGACGATTTTTTGTACATCCTGGACATTTTGTGCCATATATTTCCCTTTGCTTTGATGTGTCAATTCTAAAATTTTTATCGCTCTTTGGCTTATGTCATTTAACTGATCCCTTTTTTCTGTTGAAACATAAAGCGTATTTATTTTATCACCATTATTATACATACCTTGCAATGTAGTAAGAGGTATATAAATCGTTATGGGAAAATCATCACTGCTCATTCCCGGTGCTATAATTATATTGCCCGCTTGTTTTAAAACACCAATTATCGTGAATTTGTTGCTTACACCATTACTGCTTATTACCTCAACAACCCTACCAATGGGGTTATTGTTTTTAAAATATTTTTTTGCAAAATTTTCATCAACAACAACGACATTTCTTTTCCCTTTATCATCAAAATCATTAAACATTCTTCCAGCAGCCATATCTGCCGGAAAAAAATTTTTGTATTGTGCTGTTATACCATATACAAAAGCATTTCTGCTCTTGCCGTTAACTTTTACCTCGGCATTTCTCTGTGACGCTGCACATATATTTTTTATTTCGGGTACAGCTTTTTTAACCTTATCCATATCACTCATGCTAAGTAAATTATCGTCAGGATTACTACCGTACTTTGCCTGTATATTTATTACATTTGCACCTATTTTCTCGAATTGTGAATTCATATATGCGGTTGTTGCATTACTTATCGCTACAATTGTAATAACCGAAAATACTCCCATTATTATACCCAGCATTGTAAGTATTGAGCGAAGTTTGTTGTTTTTAAGGCTGTCAAAAGCCTGTTTGAAACTTTCCAGAAAGCTCATTTTAAAACCTCACTTTTTATTATTTGTTACGATTGCTTTAGAACCATCTGTTAAATTTGGCTGTGGATCGATTATTACTGCATCTCCTGATTTTAATCCACTTAATATCTCTGCATTAAAATCAGATACTATACCCAATTTTATGCCTTGCTTGTGTATTATGTTATTGCTGTCAACCTTATACACATATTGATTCCCATCTTTGTCTTCCATAAGCATATCAAGTGATAACAGCGGAACATCCTTTTTTTCACTTGTGAGTATATCACATGATACATTGAGTCCCGGCCTTATAATGGAATTTAATTTATCAACAGAAATTGTAGCCTGAATTACAGTCTGTGCACCGGTACTTGTTTTTTGCTGTGTCGCTACAGGTGCTATGCTTAAAACCTTACCTGTTATGTTTT
This is a stretch of genomic DNA from Aceticella autotrophica. It encodes these proteins:
- a CDS encoding NfeD family protein, producing MIIWIIIAIFAALVDLITANVFFVSFSFGSLAALLMYYFQLPLLIQVIAFIVISSISMILSYVFVRKFLKKNVPVFKTKEEELIGKEIILDKDIENEGQIKVDGIYWLIRNAGEEPLKAGDRIKIINIAENRLIVKKGLKVS
- a CDS encoding SPFH domain-containing protein, which codes for MMVLIVLLILVLITILTTIKIVNTGKVYVIERFGQFYKVLTPGWHVIIPFVDFVRAKLSTKQQILDIEPQSVITKDNVRISIDNVIFYKIMNAKDAVYNIENYLSGIMYSTITNMRNIVGNMTLDEVLSGRDKINMELLKVIDEITDAYGIKILSVEIKNIIPPEEIQQAMEKQMKAERDKRATILIAEGEKQSAIAKAEGLKQAKILEAEAEKEANIRRAEGLKESQLLEAEGKAKAIEAVAEAQAQAINMVNKAIIESGTNETVIAVKQVEALQEMAKNPANKLILPNEIISTMGSIAAAAEMLKK
- a CDS encoding tyrosine recombinase XerC, producing the protein MDYINTQVKLPSILEEFLNYFSTIKARSPNTVKAYAYDLVLFFRFVKIHKGLIDKNQDFNDIDVSDIDTSIIESIDLNTIYAYLSFVTQKRSNTPSARARKVASLRSFYNYLYAKAKVISKNPTQELESPKLGIRQPVYLTLDESKKLLDSIEGSFKKRDYAIITLFLNCGLRLSELANININDIKDDKLTVIGKGNKQRTVYLNEACINAINDYLKIRPHNNVKDKKALFLSKRLQRISIKTIQYIVKKHLKNANLEDKKYSTHKLRHTAATLMYRYGKVDIRTLQKLLGHSNVSTTQIYTHVDDTQLRDAAFKNPLSDKKN
- the lexA gene encoding transcriptional repressor LexA, with translation MKTKISEKQQEIINFIKDELNRKGYPPSVREICKAVGLRSTSTVHGHLSRLEKKGYIRRDPTKPRAIEILCSENRYGNDIVKLPIIGKVTAGTPILAIENIEEYYAIPTDMVKGFESESFILKVRGESMINAGILDGDYIIVRKQSYADNGDIIVALIDDEATVKRFYKENDHIRLQPENPTMEPLTLQNIIILGKVIGVIRKLK
- a CDS encoding ABC transporter permease, encoding MSFLESFKQAFDSLKNNKLRSILTMLGIIMGVFSVITIVAISNATTAYMNSQFEKIGANVINIQAKYGSNPDDNLLSMSDMDKVKKAVPEIKNICAASQRNAEVKVNGKSRNAFVYGITAQYKNFFPADMAAGRMFNDFDDKGKRNVVVVDENFAKKYFKNNNPIGRVVEVISSNGVSNKFTIIGVLKQAGNIIIAPGMSSDDFPITIYIPLTTLQGMYNNGDKINTLYVSTEKRDQLNDISQRAIKILELTHQSKGKYMAQNVQDVQKIVNSVLSVISSVLLVIAAITLIVGGIGIVNILLVSVTERIKEIGLRKALGAQKRDIILQFLTESIIMTGIGGIIGIILGIGAGMIIANIIKIPSTVNYTVVILAFLGSIALGIIFGVYPAKRAADLDPIEALRYE